A segment of the Ipomoea triloba cultivar NCNSP0323 chromosome 1, ASM357664v1 genome:
TGTCATGTGACCAAACAACATACCTAATAAAAGATGTTTGAAGGTCTCCAAGAACAATCCTCTGCTGGAGATCAAAAATAACAACCCTATCCTCAGTCCGACATAATAAGTTTCCTGTCCCAGCGTAAAATATTGCATCCGTAGCAATTGGAAGAGCACTTTTCTTGACAATTTCGTTTTTGAGATTCTTGACTAGAACATTATTGGTGCTCTTCTCAAGCACTGCAAACCTATTTCGAGCAATGAACACAGCAGATCCTCCAGTTCCTCTTTTTGCATCTTGCACAGTGTCACCCCTCCCAAAACTGTCTTTAGGCACAATATATAGTTCATAAGAACCCCCATCCACATCAGAGCATATCAAGACAGCATTCTCAGTAGGACTGTATGAAAGGGAGCGTGGACTTTGATTCAAGCTGTTTGAACCAGGCCTCCGAATTGGTATCAACTGCGTGTCTTTCTGAGTTGAATATTCATAAACTCGAAGGAATCGATCCTTCACATAAAAAAGAGAATCAGAACTCACTGAAAAAGCAGGTCGTTCTctctctaacttgaacactATCATTCCACTATCATGCCCAGCTGCTAAAAGGTTCATCTCAGGATGAGCTGAAAGGATCCAGAACCTGTCATGTTCCCTACGGAAAGTCTGAAGGCCAGTCCTTTTTGTTGCATCCCATACACGTATGCTCTTATCCTCTGAATTTGAAACAATAATATCTTGCCTTGAGTGAAACAAAACACAGGAGACATTGTTCATGTGGCCTCTCAATGTGTCCACCTCCCAAGCTTTTGTGTCTATAAATATGGAATACAGTTAGCAATAACCACATAGATTAAATATTGCAAGCATTTTttaggtttcaaaaaaaaatgcaagtatttttaaaatataaatcaattgtcaagaaaatacaattacaaatgCAAACAGAGAAAAAGATCATAATGCTCCATATTTCAGTAGAAAATAAACACTGAGATTAGAAGGAAATTCCAAAAGAACTATCCCAGCTGGGTCTGGTTTATAAAATCTCACTTCCCCAAAATAATACTTCTAGTCTCCTAATGCACAAGCTATACAATAGATAACTAACTTACAAATTTCTGTTGTAACAGAGCCTATAACAGATGTCCAAGTTTAATCTATCTACTGAGATGTAACAAATAACAACACACATCTCCCATTTAGTCATTAAGCAGAAAATAACAAGGAAATTAGGATCAAACTACAAGCAAAAAATTGAGCATGCTAAGTCAAAGATTTCCCAGGGCATACCATTCATTCTCCAAATCTTGACTTGGCGATCATCTGCACCAGAAACAATTAGGGGGAGTGTAGGATGAAAAGAAGCCCAATTAACACCTCTATCATGGCCCTCTAAGACATACTTCACCACAGCATCAACCCCACCAAAGAAGTCCGTGTTCATTTGACTCAACCGCAGGATGTCATCAGCAGGGGAAACTGTTTTTTTCCTCAGGGCACCAATATCCCAGACCCGAACAGTCTGATCCAATGATGCTGAGACAACCAAGTCCTCTTTGGGATGAAATGAGGCACACATCACATAATGGTTGTGACCGGTCAAGACAGAAATACATGTCCGAGACTGCCAATTCCATATCCTGATTGTCTGATCATCACTTGCACTAACAATCCATGGGTACTCATGATGAAATTGAACAGTTCGAATGTAATCAAGATGTCCAAGGAGGGTAAACAGACACCTATGCAGCTTGTAATTCCATACCTTAATTTTATAATCATCACCTGCAATTATCAATATCCTTAtaaatgacttttaaaaaaaaaaagaatttttgaTCTTCTGAACTGCTATAACTAAACAAGGGAAGGCTGACCCCTCATTCAACATtaataattacggagtaataaattagCATTTTGTTCAGCTAGACTTTGAATACAATGTcttttatatttagaaaaatgGCATACAGAATACATCAAAGATAGATCATAAGTTGGTTTATTCCATTTGATGTAGCAAAAATATATAGACAGTCAACACTATCAAAGACACTACTATAGTTCAAAGCAGTAAATAAACCACCGGTTCTGAGTAAGCTAAATGGACAAAGTAATCACACTATATTACTACAACTCACGACGATAAAACGTTCAGCAAACCAAACAAACCAGCACGATAAACTTGCGGATCATACATTCTACAGTTCCTAAAGCCATGATTAGATCGAGAGCTCACAACATTGTAACTGCAAAGCAATCGCGAAACAAAACAGGAacagagagggagagagagaaagcaaCAAGGGATCAGACCTCCGGAAACGAAGAGAGGCTGCGATTTGTGAAAGTGAACGCCGCGAACGGGGCCATCATGCTCGTCGAACCGATCAATGAGGGTGCCCATCCGGTAGTCCCAGAGCTGGATCACGCCGCTGTGGAGACTGGCTAAGATCCATGGCCGCTTGCTGTGGAAGCTCAGCCCCTTCACTCGGTTACTCTTCGTCTCGAATTTCGTCAACATTTTCCCCCCTCACtcactcccccccccccccccccccccccccccccccccccccccccccccccccccNNNNNNNNNNNNNNNNNNNNNNNNNNNNNNNNNNNNNNNNNNNNNNNNNNNNNNNNNNNNNNNNNNNNNNNNNNNNNNNNNNNNNNNNNNNNNNNNNNNNNNNNNNNNNNNNNNNNNNNNNNNNNNNNNNNNNNNNNNNNNNNNNNNNNNNNNNNNNNNNNNNNNNNNNNNNNNNNNNNNNNNNNNNNNNNNNNNNNNNNNNNNNNNNNNNNNNNNNNNNNNNNNNNNNNNNNNNNNNNNNNNNNNNNNNNNNNNNNNNNNNNNNNNNNNNNNNNNNNNNNNNNNNNNNNNNNNNNNNNNNNNNNNNNNNNNNNNNNNNNNNNNNNNNNNNNNNNNNNNNNNNNNNNNNNNNNNNNNNNNNNNNNNNNNNNNNNNNNNNNNNNNNNNNNNNNNNNNNNNNNNNNNNNNNNNNNNNNNNNNNNNNNNNNNNNNNNNNNNNNNNNNNNNNNNNNNNNNNNNNNNNNNNNNNNNNNNNNNNNNNNNNNNNNNNNNNNNNNNNNNNNNNNNNNNNNNNNNNNNNNNNNNNNNNNNNNNNNNNNNNNNNNNNNNNNNNNNNNNNNNNNNNNNNNNNNNNNNNNNNNNNNNNNNNNNNNNNNNNNNNNNNNNNNNNNNNNNNNNNNNNNNNNNNNNNNNNNNNNNNNNNNNNNNNNNNNNNNNNNNNNNNNNNNNNNNNNNNNNNNNNNNNNNNNNNNNNNNNNNNNNNNNNNNNNNNNNNNNNNNNNNNNNNNNNNNNNNNNNNNNNNNNNNNNNNNNNNNNNNNNNNNNNNNNNNNNNNNNNNNNNNNNNNNNNNNNNNNNNNNNNNNNNNNNNNNNNNNNNNNNNNNNNNNNNNNNNNNNNNNNNNNNNNNNNNNNNNNNNNNNNNNNNNNNNNNNNNNNNNNNNNNNNNNNNNNNNNNNNNNNNNNNNNNNNNNNNNNNNNNNNNNNNNNNNNNNNNNNNNNNNNNNNNNNNNNtcccccccccccccccccccccccccccccaatccGAGCTTCAATTCTCAGGCGTTCTCGAACGGAAATCTGGAAAATGGAAATCTAGCTAAACGCAGAGATCGAATTGAATTCAGATCTACAATGAACGGTGCATTTTACGGAGATCGGTAGCTCTTGTGAAACCCAGGTTGGGCGGGTAGGCTCACTAGGCGGGTGGAGTTTTCTGAATTAGATCGGGGAAAGCCTATACGCCTATTTCAGAAACTATTGAACAGAGTCCCGTACACCCGTTGCTGCCGGTCGCGGATCTACCCGGTAATACGGGTTTTTTTTTATCCTTGGtaaatttttcatcttttttacAGCGACTCttgataaaaagaaaacatcGGACCCAGAACGGGCTGGACCGAAGTAATTCTCAATGAAACGTCTGGATAGGCCCAAACCCATAAACTCCTCGGGCAAGCCCAAAACAGTTTGATATTAATAGTATCTCTCACAGAGGAGAAATGGGCTTTTTCAAGAAAGCCCGTAAGCTCACTGTTCTCTGTGGTTTTGTAATGCCGAAGATTTATGAGCCCAATACTTTTTAAACATTGACTTGGATATCATCAGCTCATCTCTGCGGGCCGCCGgtgtaattataatattatttgaacGGTACGGTAATATAATTCAGAGCCTGTAGAAGTTGATTTTTGAACGCACGCCGGATAATTCCAAACAGGTTTGTCTCCTCCATTTAGCTCAGCCGCCGCGGCGGCCGTAAAAATGAGGTTTGCTaagaaatataataacaaagGAAACATGAAAACTTCAATTCttaaaaatggaaagaaagaaaaaagttacaattattGGCACAGGATTTGAATTCATTCGCAGCCGCCGGCGCCGTTACAATTGCCATACGTATGGAACGGATTAAGGATACATGTTTCGACTCCCCATGTGATAATGGTCTCTCATCAGTCGCCTATTTTGAAAATCCCTTCCCAAACAAATTGGTGAGTGAGTGTATTCTTCgtcgtaataataataatgttaaatatttaaaataataggaCATTAAGATAAGAGATTTTATTAAGACCCTAACTGCAAATTGTGCATATTGTGGGTACGTGGTGGTGGTGTCGGCTATGAGAGTAATTGGCTGCTCCACTGCTGTAAACACGAAAAATTACATCTATTTTTCATCGACCacacttttattttttcctctaaCCAAACACGTATAAtccaaaaaaatgattttcagaaattattttACAGGTTTCCAAAAACACCCTAACATATGTTTGGACTTATGAATAAAGTGGTCATTTGTCTTTTAGTAATTGTGGGCATAAACCTGTACTCAACCACCCCACAACCACACAGCATTAGTTTCTTAGGTGGCTTAATTTCGTCAAACGTTATTGCAATATTTTGTTGAATAAATATGCAAGTTGACTATTTGGATCCAGCAGTATACTGTTTCTTTCACTTTTAAGGAAAGAAATCTAAAAGGCTCTTTTGTTGTGTTACATAGAAAATGTATAACACGTCCAGCAGTTCGGCCgtataattaagattttctgTATACTTTTTGAAGCAAATTAATAAAGATGTATGATAGTTGACTCTAAAGAAAATTTTTATAGTGCTTATTTATATTCACCGTTAGAGTTCCAAGTCAGTGATTAGTTTTtttgtaagatttttttttcgcAAGTGAGAGAAGgaggaaaaagaggaaaaagaaaaagtaaaatatcATTAAATGGTAATGCGAACCCACAAAAAAAAGACTTTAATTTCAGTTACAAGAGATACTTTTCTCCTCTCTCGACttttttatacacaaaaatCTGATAAAAAATCAGTAGTTGCTCTTATCTATATGTTGGACCGTTGAAGTAGCTTAGAGTCAAAGGCTAGTagtatatatacctatatatatgtatggtaCACTTGATTGTATATATCATATACTATATGCACGACTGATAGTACTCAGTATagatcatggttgcagtaggcgctaggcccTAGTCGGgcagtagactagcgcctaagcggtctaggcggcgttTAGGCGGCgacatataaaaacaaaaaattaattcatgtgtgtgggtgtatgtcatattttatattatatatatatattatatatatatcacttacttctcttacttatataaataaataaatttaaatatatataaatataataataaaattaacaaaaccgactcgctcgagttaactcagctaactctgccgagttggacgagttaactcggccaaattcggcccagtcggccgccAACGTAACTCGGCCTAGTCGGCTGAGTTAGGCGCtagtagggatggcaatgggtcggatgtgggtcggggagggctacatccatcacccgacccaccttatattttctccacccacccccaccccaaccCGTATCGGGTAGATTTTTTCAaaacccacccccaccccactaGATGCGGGTGCCCATCACGGGTATCTACCACTTATCATcttattaattttgaaaaaaattaatatttaaattacttacacataataaaataaaaaattcattagttatactaaaacaaaaaataataaaaatatccaaatataatagctaaattgttaatttttaaaaataaactttgtagtttaaatataaaatagtaaaaacttatcaaaagttataatagaaacttttataataaactacatactagtacttattttactattatatatatacatacacacactgacacacatggtgggtcgggtggggttcTATGCGAgttttgtacataaaacccgaatccaacccgacccaccgcgggtttacttttttttaagacccaccccGATCCACTACCCaccatcaccaaaaaaaaaaacccgatCCACGCGGAGTAGATTCAGGTGGATATCCacggggcggattgaaattgccatccctaggcgctaggcggcctcctaggtGGCCgaccacctaggcggacgcctagggagctattcgcctcggtctaagagcgcctaggcggggactTTTGCAACAGTGGTATAGATCATGGTACCGATACATATCGAAGTTGTTCATTTTCCATGCATGTTAATTATAAGAGATTCATAGTAAATATAATAGGCCATCCCAGTCATAAAAGGTGGCTAGTAGTCAACATTGTTGTGTGGTCAATTGGTCATGCAAAATAATACTAGACGAACGAATTCTTTTGAAGATACTTAAGTTGATCCACGAAATAAGTACTCTAATGAATAATGATCTGACCCCAAATTAAATATCACTCTACTATTGTTAAAAGATCTAATATATCTGCAGAGAATATTCTCTGTATTATGCAAtctgtatgtatatatctataGCCATATATATCTACATGCATGTGTCAAAACCCTATTGCCAGTAAACTAAATTATTCTTAAAAGGGAAACACCTGTATTTTGGAGTTTCCTAAACGAGGATTCAGCGGCAGTATCCTTGTACCATAACAGCAAGGTCAGAACTCAGAAATCAAGAACCTATTGATTctagtaaaatattattattatcttgttGAAATTGTCATGCATGACGTAATTCaggcaaataaaaaaataacaattttattattaattaataataataataataataattattattatgattattgttTTGGGAGATGTAATGTGGTAGTACCAGGAAGGCATGAAGCTATCAGCTGAATTTCACGTGGCGATGTCCGGTTTTTATGCATGTTAGTGTTAGCTGCTAGGCTGCTAATAATATGAGCTTATGTGTAATTTAGTACGTAAAAGAAAGGGAAATTAATTAAGGAAGAAAACACCTATTGGGTGCCCATTAATTCACGTCCACGCTAGCGACATTGCCATCATTATTAATTAACTATACCCCAcctttatattaattaatcaatcatTTTCAACCgtctaaaaaaagaaaagaaaaagaaaaagaaaaaaaaccttCATGCATTCACATCATATTTGCTTTGAATTTTAAGTAActgtaaattttaaatctaatagATTTGGACTTGAAGATCAAAAGtagaaaattttagaaaaagtgACTCCTTCAATATTAACAAATAGCAATGTGTTAATTTGAGTAAGAGTGATAGTTAATCATGATAAGTAAGCAGTAATCATTCTATTAGCATAAAAGTTTACATTCATGTGAATGAGATGGATAGTACGTGTGCAATTCttaatcttattatttttttataacgtCTGGCAAATAATAGTGAGGATCTTTTACGACTAATATAAACTTCATCTTATTGACCGTAAAAGGTCAATCACAAACTAATTCTCATTCCCAACAAAGTAAAAGTCTAGGACATTCTAGGACATCGatcttatttattttgattttaaaataagGTAAGCTCTGGTTAGAATAAATTGTATAGTTATTTGGGAGAAGATTGCATAGTTATATAAAGAGTTAATCATCATTTTGGCCCCTCAATTGTTTTCTAACTATTAATGTAGTCTTTAGTTTTCAATTtaaaccaatttgatcctcgaattgttaaaaatttcgtcaattagaCTCTTCCAAGGACCAGAAtgattatttttacatttttaaaatttcgtcaattttATCcctaaaagaatttaattgatgaaattttaaacaatccgataatcaaataattacttaaaattaaaaattatggaCTACATTGACAACTGAGAAACCATTAAGGAATCAAAATAGTAATTTtcctttatataaatataataaacgATCACTTTCGAGGATAACATAATAAAATTTGGACTATTTATAACGGGATATCATTGGATTGTGTAGTTATAATATTAATGTCATATAAAAAACTActtattttaatctttaattttgaTCATTGGTCCTAATATTACACCCTGGTCAAATAGCAATGTGAACGTCTTTATAGTTTATCCAGTAGCATGGCGTGTttataatctttaaaaaaaaaatggtcaaacCCATAAATTTATATGAAAGATTAATTAGGctattgaattttttaaagttgtaattaaactcatCAACAAATTATTTTTGTGCACGGAAGTCCACAAAACCAGTAAATGACCTATAATAGGCTTTTACTAGGGTTCCAACGAAACTCTGATTATCAATAATGATGATGCTATGGCGATAGGTGATGGTCTCCAGTTGCCTTCTCCATTGAAAAGCAATCAAATGATCGTCCTCTCTGGAAGTGGAGAAGGCAATTGACGACCGACCAGAATATTGCTATCGGTGGTCAAAGTTTAGATTCTAccattacttttttttctttttcttttttatcaagATTCTATCATTACTTTAGTTACTTAAAAATGCATCATCTATATTGTATGggaattaagtaaaaaaacaCCATGTATGAATTGTGTATATGTAAATGATTGGATGGCATCAACAACTATGCTTAGCTTATTACTCAACAATAGgttcaattaaataaaaataaaaataaatggaattCCCAATAAACAATACTTGGATAATTTTGTTGCTAAGCTTTTCGTCGACATCTTCATTAATATATGGGAAGGTGGCCGTAGATTAATGTAAAGCGGTAGTATTATTTGTCTTGACTTTTGATGGTTAGTGTGATTATTTAATCcattttaagggaaaatatcaaTGCAACACGAATATTCCACGCGTGATGTGCATTACCACGTTTTCCCCGTCCCGTATGTTACACAACAATCAATTAATTACCTAGCTAGTACTAATTGctaatatttaattatgatttaaCTAAGAACCgtaatctaatatatatacctactgcttttgattaattttattcTCCCTgcttttgattaattttgatgtCATCacgtgttgttgttgttgttgttattactccgtactattattgttgttatttttttttaaagaattattgttattgttgtaaCTTGTTGTGTTTAACATTTTTGTCagtcattataccgtggaccatgggtcatagttgatattgcagttgtgttaaaccgatactgcatttgtgttgaaaagatactgcagttgtgttgaaagcaaactgcagttgcacgtaacagaggccgtgtcatccatctggaactgcagttttgttgaacggatgaacgacctctgttccgtgcaactgcagtttcctttcaacacaactgcagtatcaaatATGATCATGATCCATcatgtattgtggaccatggtccacagtataatttgcgcattTTTGTAAGTAAATTCTATTGAGACGATCTCACATAATACTTACTCTTTTATGTATATtcttttagggttttttttttaaaaaatttaatcatGTTAAACAATGaacatgtaaaattaattacttttgGTCAATAATAagcttaaattttaaatttaagagCCTTTCGTCGCTTATGTCTAAGAAACTAGTGGAGAAATCATGATGTATCTCAACAGGTCAGGCCTACAAGCGTTCAAATGTTTACACGTTTGTGTCCGTGATAAGgttaaatatatactttaaaaaaaaaactttaataagaTTCAAACCCTATCACTACTAAATTAAAGTTCGACAAATTATTTGTTGTAGCTTACTTATGAACTCaaaactataatataatttgctttTATACTAGGCAATGCTATTTTGATGGGCAGTAATTAAGAGTACTTCACTTTTAACCCTTGTGTTGGGTTATTATTGActaaatcaatcaatcaatcctTTCTTTCCTAACTACAATTAAACCTCACGTGGtttaatgaattaataaatatttctcGGTCTAACTACAAATtgattttaatagttaattgtatttatgttaatcatATAACGGCATGTGTGATTTAGTGGCACCTAGTTGCACCCCACATGAGAGGGGTGGGTTTGAGACTCtgctttatttggttgagaaagtagttatgaaccgatactacattgtaacagagtcaatatagaagttttatatataatttgtaaaaaaatttgtcattttattgATTTTAAGAGTATATATGTTATTACTCAGTGGCGAAGGCTTAGATTCTTAAGgttgaaattaaagaaaaaaaaaagtataaaacagcTACTATGttgtaaaaaattatgaatagtatatatttaaaagaaatgtaaaactaaaatCTTGAGTATTAAGTGTCAATATTTTCATGGTGGCACAAATATGTAAGTGACCGGTAGTGGATAGGGTTCAAATCAAACACACACTTGGTACATACCATATTAGAGTATTTATCTTGTCTCAACTAACAATTTAGACAATTAATTGTTTTTGACACATAACTTAGGTGGTTAATAGTTGTATATATTAGATGCTCATGTTTTGACTCAAGAAGCTTGTTCCATGTCAAGCTGAATGAAGTggtcatcttcttctcctttttttcttGATCATGTGTTGCATTTTGATAACATTAATGAATGAACtttgtgttttgttttcaagaaaaaaaaagttgtatatatttattcttttgtaTTCAACCTAGCTTagacttttaagttttaatgttaaataaaaagtaataagtattttatttctaaaattagtaaaactttttttttttcaataagattcacatttttttaatcgaatataatattatatacatttgaTTTATGTAAAATTCGTACCTGCTACTTAAAGATAtgcttaggataatgttaatttTGGCGTCTTGTgattctaattaaaaaaaaatcaaaataagatAAATCAACTTAAGTTTCTTATAGCTAAACTAGTtgatcaaatcaagaaggtcaatacCTATGACAATTCCAACCCTTCCTCTCAGGTTCACTTGTAACTATTAAAATGGTAAATAATGCAAGCTGGATTCAAGAGGATCACTGCCCTCAATGCAACAATACTTTTACTctactgtaaaaaaaaaaaaaaaaagggNTTTTACTctactgtaaaaaaaaaaaaaaaaagggtatgTAGTTGTGGTTTTAGAGATGTGAAATGACATTGAGCCCCAACCAGCATCTGATGCCCATGACAGCCAAAGCTTTTGTGagcaaaaattagtaaaatataTGCTTGGGGGCCAAACACCCCCATGTTACCCACTTTCCTCTCTCTCACATTATCTCCTTCATCTACCTTCCCATTCTTGATCTACTCCCCACTATTACAACCCAAAAACTACTAATGCAATTGtaagattaaaataatataaatacctTGTGAAGGCAAGTGGTATAGTTGTCGGGACTTTTCCCAGTGGaggacatatactacattgtaagatatttttacaattttttaatgatgaatAACCTACAACTATTATTTTGAGAGTGTGCACCACTTCTTAATTGACAAAAGACCACAAGAGATAAATCGGTTTAAATTGTTCATAGCTGACTTCGATAAAAGACCACAAGAGATAAATCAGTTTAGACTGTTGATAGCTGACATGTAATCTTGTGGTTATTAGATGAACAGTTTGACTAGCTTGGAGCCGAATTCGAATAAAGAACCAATATTCTTCCTATCAGGTTTAAAAACAGTATAGTACTGTTACGTTGGATTACAAGGTGTGTTTGGGGATGAATATATTTAGAAAACACAACCATTATTGGTGCAGCAGAGAAGCAGAATAAACTAATCTCCCCATACCTCTTCCAAATAGAAAAGCCACTTTCAATTCCATCCCCCACTACTTATTCTCTCCATTTCTCCCATTTTCAACTCTTCCCCTCCATCCCAAAAGCCCGGACCTTTCTTCTTGGCCGGTGATCCGACGATCATAAACAGCCCGGAGCTCCGAAATGAAGATCCAGTGCGACGTGTGCAGTAAAGACGAAGCGGCTTTCTTCTGCGTTGCAGATGAGGCGGCGCTTTGCCACGCCTGTGACCACAAAGTCCACCATGCCAATAAGCTTGCAAGCAAGCACCAAAGGTTCACTCTTCACCACCCTTCTTCAGAACAGGCCCCTCTCTGTGATATCTGCAAGGTATAAAACTATAAATCCATAAAGATTCAATCTTTCCCAGAAAGTtgtcatttttatttgatttttggtCTGGGTTTAATGTTTTTGTGTGGTTTTATTATGGTAGGAGAGAAGGGCTTTCTTGTTTTGTCAACAAGACAGGGCTATTCTATGCAGAGAGTGTGATGGGCCTATACATAACGCCAACGAGCACACCCAGAAACATGATAGGTTTGTTCTCACTGGGGTGAAGATCTCTGCAACCTCAGCTGTGTATTCTTCATCCCCAGATTCTATGAGTGAATCTGTTCCCAGTTTAAGGTCTCAAGATTCCTCCTCAAACAAGGTTGTTGTGGCTTCACCTACTGTTCCTGCCCCAATTTCAAAACCCACAAACAGTTTTTCAAGTTCAAACCTGGTATCTCCAATGGGAGTAGCAGAAGTTAATGAAAA
Coding sequences within it:
- the LOC116019905 gene encoding B-box zinc finger protein 21-like is translated as MKIQCDVCSKDEAAFFCVADEAALCHACDHKVHHANKLASKHQRFTLHHPSSEQAPLCDICKERRAFLFCQQDRAILCRECDGPIHNANEHTQKHDRFVLTGVKISATSAVYSSSPDSMSESVPSLRSQDSSSNKVVVASPTVPAPISKPTNSFSSSNLVSPMGVAEVNEKNGGFMNGGADCLTSSLSEYLEMLPGYHVEELLDSSYPDGLCKMGGNDVLPFWDTDLESNLSCMSSERAGIWVPQASPHHHQFQHNQTQTLPSATIAFGAQIGFKEPKASRKWADDNSFAVPQIRPSSTTFKRSRNFW